From Saccharomycodes ludwigii strain NBRC 1722 chromosome IV, whole genome shotgun sequence, one genomic window encodes:
- the NUP133 gene encoding Nup133p (similar to Saccharomyces cerevisiae YKR082W | NUP133 | NUclear Pore) — MPIMFKPRKELLENENNNKISIPSYNSTSQTLLAPSQQQDINTSLDDSLQDLPQEISNFKNNHSDNDRILTENNRYKLVTLPPILKFLADGHYKQDKIVLLDDNTDYGIAITQTANNKFMLHFWNYRSLHKNTSITSVPFLQEEEEEEEKEEEKYGNGITTTLNSLMVIFTWPTSMEDKEQPGLCVVNKHTGILYYFDELLSSSAVDLDNNNAKINFVQKLDLKLKKKYHGNNSNSEYVTNIVNIEPCGVLVSTSLGKLILVGLKDFYGKPLLSLKEYLINTSWLNKILPSQALVTQISSIFVEESILKGQKLVTSLSSNGELINWKIQSNMKSIKNFSLNIYSPLIEYLKEIYPYTLNTLEFLDCHKLANNDNKCAYVILSRIQADVYDKSKFNYILSTIIIGEESNSFDIFSTYRLNTYFTNSFTTKLHVAKVSFNMERGGNPDPYISIYVLLDDAIVLLQVDSQLDFNYPFKRKWEDIISFKNGTMNLSYVGNHDSSVLFINSGIDQVLKLDLQPFPREPPCNVETFIKSHIDQDIYFHRMTTCKDDGNPVEFNIPSNIEINKTDIENDLKVVAEEIWTSKSPYIPPIHPVSRTDSEFDKRSNIAVYTQHLKIRLEYFEKLLNYMQTNFGAVVEDALKLALLNKYEIMACCYKFLSSSLSSLVVTNSTNYYDQDEILYQIIEGVNNPLDEFLDRFSGTIHEFNVKIACSPSNLILQKEILHQIIESINDAVFENSELKYRYQIFGLDSSYVPTSQFGEAPWFTDVKLISNINDLLNVLSIAKLQDEKRDILVLIKILYYQCAQYELFNKDNNGKNKVCQVFSDNHLKWVLKLIELGFKDECISMLDFYHDLQGLIFVFDYLEDEIPTSYYEYYLDKYGYHLTIEICKFLINKGNLEKLFHIFNLKPNYTDLLALFLEDNKEEYGDVTWIEKILSAKYKDASEILFTVANTTNENKSNGNGDVRNIASGQTLRVKNFDLSVAKLSLLLDISLNEDTEATQTQEKKCIFLNDIETQLKIIETQDVVNKLLLSESFQDNLKNINTSNEFEKAFNEIYKELIESFDNKTFVDNANFKKNKQGTDNCKILTPGQLVFIISMVGDKYITNNTYIALKLLSESHNQFTHESFKFMVDFVWIECFSKYLKHTTDHNDENLRIINETLNKYFEDELYHHIPLPLSTNTFKGYSTDCVVACLQNTSAEKLNIDGSKLLQEFYKRANDNQLEIFIQTELPTLVGKANSQNGNRVIIDYKSGKLDYIP; from the coding sequence atgCCAATTATGTTTAAACCAAGAAAGGAGCTAttggaaaatgaaaataataacaaaatttcTATACCCTCTTATAATTCCACCAGTCAAACATTGCTAGCACCATCCCAACAGCAAGATATTAATACTTCATTGGATGATAGCTTACAAGATTTACCGCAAGAAATTtcaaactttaaaaataatcattccGATAATGATCGTATTTTaactgaaaataatagatATAAGCTTGTCACTTTGCCACccattttgaaatttttagCTGATGGTCATTATAAACAagataaaattgttttattagaTGACAATACAGATTATGGTATTGCAATTACACAAACTGCtaacaataaatttatgCTACACTTTTGGAATTACAGGAGTTTACATAAAAATACATCAATTACTTCCGTACCTTTCTTacaggaagaagaagaagaagaagaaaaagaagaagaaaagtaCGGTAATGGAATCACCACCACTTTGAATTCCTTGATGGTCATTTTCACATGGCCCACTTCAATGGAAGACAAAGAACAGCCTGGATTGTGTGTTGTTAATAAACATACCGGGATACTATACTACTTTGATGAGTTGCTATCATCTTCTGCAGTTGatttagataataataacgctaaaataaattttgttcaaaaattagatttgaaattgaaaaaaaaatatcatggTAACAATAGCAACTCCGAATACGTTACAAATATAGTTAACATAGAACCTTGTGGTGTATTGGTATCCACATCTTTGGGTAAGTTGATTTTGGTTGgattaaaagatttttatGGGAAACCcttattatctttaaaagAATACTTAATTAATACTTCTTGGTTGAACAAAATTTTACCATCACAGGCTCTGGTGACTCAGATTTCttctatttttgttgaagAATCCATTTTAAAAGGCCAGAAATTGGTAACAAGTTTATCTTCAAATGgtgaattaattaattggAAAATTCAATCCAATATgaaaagtattaaaaattttagttTGAACATTTATTCTCCTTTAATCGAATATCTAAAGGAAATTTATCCCTACACACTAAATACTTTGGAATTTTTGGATTGCCACAAATTAGCTAACAATGACAACAAATGTGCATATGTTATTCTTTCACGTATACAAGCAGATGTTTACGATAAATCTAAGttcaattatattttgagtacaattattattggcgAAGAATCCAATTcctttgatattttttcaacCTATAGGTTGAATACTTACTTCACTAATTCATTCACTACTAAATTGCATGTTGCTAAAGTAAGTTTTAACATGGAAAGAGGTGGAAATCCTGACCCGTACATATCcatatatgttttattaGATGATGCTATAGTTTTACTCCAAGTTGACTCTCAATTAGATTTTAATTATccatttaaaagaaaatgggAAGATATTATCAGTTTCAAAAATGGAACTATGAATTTAAGTTATGTTGGAAATCACGATTCTTCagttttgtttataaacTCTGGGATTGATcaagttttaaaacttgACTTACAACCATTTCCTCGAGAGCCCCCTTGCAACGTAGAAACATTCATTAAATCACACATTGACCAAGATATTTATTTCCATCGTATGACAACTTGTAAAGATGATGGTAACCCAGTCGAATTCAATATACCTTCAAACATAGAAATCAATAAAACTGATATTGAAAACgatttaaaagttgttgCTGAGGAAATATGGACAAGCAAGTCACCTTACATTCCACCAATACATCCAGTAAGTCGTACAGATTCAGAATTTGATAAAAGATCCAATATTGCTGTTTACACTCAACACTTGAAAATAAGATTAGAATACTTTGAGAAATTATTAAACTATATGCAAACAAACTTTGGTGCTGTCGTCGAGGATGCTTTGAAACTAGCcttattaaacaaatacGAAATTATGGCTTGCTGCTacaaatttttatcatcGTCACTATCATCTCTAGTAGTTACCAATTCAACCAACTATTATGATCAAGATGAAATTTTGTATCAGATAATTGAAGGCGTAAATAACCCCTTGGACGAATTTTTGGACAGATTTTCTGGCACAATTCACGAATTTAACGTTAAAATTGCTTGCAGCCCATCCAATTTGATTTTACAAAAGGAAATTTTACATCAAATAATTGAATCCATCAATGACGCcgtttttgaaaattctGAACTAAAGTACAGATATCAAATTTTTGGGTTAGATTCCTCCTATGTACCAACCTCACAGTTTGGAGAGGCTCCATGGTTCACTGATGTTAAACTAATATCCAACATCAATGATTTACTAAACGTTCTATCCATAGCTAAATTGCAAGATGAAAAAAGGGACATACTAGTTTTaatcaaaattttatattaccAGTGTGCTCAAtatgaattatttaataaagataacaacggaaaaaataaagtgtGTCAGGTTTTTTCAGATAACCATTTGAAATGGGTTTTAAAGCTAATTGAACTTGGTTTTAAAGATGAATGCATTTCAATGTTAGATTTCTACCATGACTTACAaggtttaatttttgtttttgattatttagAAGATGAAATACCAACATCTTATTATGAATACTATTTGGACAAATATGGTTACCATTTAACTATTGAAATTTGTAAGTTTCTGATAAATAAGGgcaatttggaaaaattatttcacATTTTTAACTTAAAGCCTAATTATACAGATTTACTAGCACTATTTTTAGAGGATAACAAGGAAGAGTATGGAGATGTTACTTGGATCGAAAAAATCTTATCTGCTAAATACAAAGATGCTAGTGAGATTTTGTTTACCGTGGCCAATACAACCAACGAGAATAAATCCAATGGTAACGGCGATGTTAGAAATATCGCTAGTGGTCAAACTTTAAGagttaaaaattttgatttgaGTGTGGCCAAATTATCATTACTTTTGgatatttctttaaatgAAGATACTGAAGCTACTCAGACCCAGGAAAAGAAATGCATATTTTTAAACGATATTGAGACCCAGTTAAAAATCATTGAGACACAAGATGTTgtaaacaaattattattatctgaAAGTTTCCAAGATAATTTAAAGAATATCAATACTTCTAATGAATTTGAAAAGGCTTTTAATGAAATTTACAAAGAATTAATTGAAAgctttgataataaaacatttgtAGACAATgcaaatttcaaaaagaacaaaCAAGGCACCGataattgtaaaatattgACTCCAGGCCAATTGgtatttattatcagtatGGTTGGcgataaatatattaccaataatacatatattgCTTTAAAGTTGTTGTCGGAAAGTCATAACCAGTTTACCCACGAAAGTTTCAAGTTTATGGTCGACTTTGTTTGGATCGAATGCTTTTCAAAGTACCTAAAACATACTACTGACCACAATGATGAAAATTTAAGGATCATAAATgaaactttaaataaatattttgaagaTGAATTATATCATCACATTCCTTTACCTTTATCAACCAACACCTTTAAGGGATACAGCACAGATTGTGTTGTAGCATGTTTACAAAACACGTCAGCTGAAAAATTGAACATTGATGGTTCAAAGTTATTGCAAGAATTCTATAAACGTGCGAATGATAATCAGCTGgaaatatttattcaaaCAGAATTACCAACCTTAGTTGGTAAAGCTAACAGTCAAAATGGCAATCGAGTCATTATTGATTACAAATCTGGTAAATTGGATTATATACCATAG
- the RPF2 gene encoding rRNA-binding ribosome biosynthesis protein RPF2 (similar to Saccharomyces cerevisiae YKR081C | RPF2 | Ribosome Production Factor) produces the protein MIRTINPKNARAKRALDKKDSKLVENVKRALFIPGQTSNKLLHDVLVDLSNLKKPDIKRFTKKNQILPFEDSSTLEFFSEKNDCSLLVLSTNSKKRPNNLTFVRTFGYKIYDMIELQLVNNYKLLEDFKKATFNIGLKPMFSFQGACFDVHPVYKHIKSLFLDFYRGEVTDLQDVAGLQHVISISVEHDFDETVNSELPNILFRVYKLKTYKSEVGGRKLPRVELEEVGPRFDFKIGRIHTPSQDLVKEAHKKPKQPAGHNATLDLGKNIELDVMGDKVGRIHMGKQDLNKLQTRKMKGLKSRFDQNESEEDMEDYLNEDERDLIEEENFVTAEDIQDEGPMLKKIKK, from the coding sequence atgattagAACAATTAACCCTAAGAATGCTAGAGCTAAAAGAGCTTTGGACAAAAAAGACTCCAAATTGGTCGAAAATGTTAAAAGAGCTCTATTTATCCCAGGTCAAACTAGCAACAAATTATTACATGATGTTCTAGTTGATTTAagtaatttgaaaaaaccTGATATTAAGAGGTTCACCAAAAAGAATCAAATTCTACCATTTGAAGATTCCTCAACTTTGGAATTTTTCAGTGAGAAAAATGATTGTTCCTTACTGGTTTTGAGCACTAACTCTAAGAAAAGACCAAATAACTTAACATTTGTTAGGACTTTTGGTTATAAGATATATGATATGATTGAATTGCAATTAGtcaataattataaattattagaagattttaaaaaagctACATTTAATATTGGTTTAAAACCAATGTTCTCCTTCCAAGGTGCTTGTTTCGATGTTCATCCGGTTTATAAACATATTAAATCTTtgtttttggatttttaCAGAGGTGAAGTCACTGACTTACAGGATGTTGCTGGTTTGCAACACGTTATTTCCATATCTGTCGAACATGATTTTGATGAAACTGTTAATTCTGAATTGCCAAACATTCTATTCCGTGTTTACAAACTCAAAACCTATAAGAGTGAGGTTGGAGGCCGCAAATTACCACGTGTGGAATTAGAAGAAGTCGGGCCAAGGTTTGACTTTAAAATTGGTAGAATACACACTCCATCCCAAGATTTGGTTAAAGAAGCTCataaaaaaccaaaacaaCCTGCTGGTCATAATGCCACTTTAGATTTAGGAAAGAATATTGAATTGGATGTCATGGGCGATAAAGTTGGTAGAATCCATATGGGTAAGCAAGACTTGAACAAATTacaaacaagaaaaatgaaaggtCTTAAGTCTAGATTTGACCAAAATGAGAGCGAAGAAGATATGGAAGATTATTTGAATGAAGATGAACGTGATTTGATTGAGGAGGAAAATTTCGTAACCGCTGAGGATATACAAGATGAGGGTCCAATgctaaagaaaataaaaaaataa
- the MTD1 gene encoding methylenetetrahydrofolate dehydrogenase (NAD(+)) (similar to Saccharomyces cerevisiae YKR080W | MTD1 | Methylene Tetrahydrafolate Dehydrogenase): MSSTVAGRTILASTIAKCYNQEIEEKVKEIIQRRENHAAPLLVGFLANDDPAAESYAKWTEKTCKSMGFNYELRRIANKDFLEESIIEANRDDAVDGIMVYFPVFGNAQDQYLQQVVSMEKDVEGLNHVYYQNMYHNIRYLDENKTLKSILPCTPLALVKILEFLKVYNVLLPEGNRLYGKKVAVINRSEIVGRPLAALLANDGATVYSVDIDNIQKFTRGEGLKFSKHQVQDLGDNEPVLLEKVCKDADVIITGVPSPNYKFPTEYIKEGAVVINFSFHKNLNDDVKEKASLYVPSTGKVTICMLLRNMLRLVENREKLKQQIL, translated from the coding sequence ATGTCATCTACAGTTGCAGGTCGTACCATTTTAGCATCCACTATTGCTAAATGTTATAATCAAGAAATcgaagaaaaagttaaagaGATTATTcaaagaagagaaaatcATGCTGCACCTTTATTAGTCGGATTTTTGGCTAACGACGATCCAGCTGCAGAATCTTATGCTAAATGGACTGAAAAAACTTGCAAATCAATGGGTTTCAACTATGAATTAAGAAGAATCGCaaataaagattttttgGAAGAATCTATCATCGAAGCTAATAGAGATGATGCCGTTGATGGTATAATGGTCTATTTCCCAGTTTTTGGTAATGCCCAAGATCAATACTTACAGCAAGTTGTTAGTATGGAAAAGGACGTCGAAGGCTTAAATCatgtttattatcaaaacaTGTACCATAATATTAGATATTTAgatgaaaacaaaactttGAAAAGTATTTTGCCTTGTACCCCTTTGGCTTTAGTTAAAATCTTGGAATTTTTAAAGGTCTACAACGTTTTATTACCAGAGGGCAACAGATTATATGGCAAAAAAGTTGCTGTTATAAATAGATCTGAAATTGTGGGGAGACCTTTAGCTGCATTACTAGCTAATGATGGTGCTACTGTATATAGTGttgatattgataatattcaaaaatttacTAGAGGTGAAGGTTTAAAATTTAGTAAGCATCAAGTGCAAGATTTGGGTGATAATGAACCTGTTTTACTAGAAAAAGTGTGCAAAGATGCTGATGTCATAATTACTGGTGTTCCAAGTCCTAATTACAAGTTTCCTACCGAATATATCAAGGAAGGTGCTGTTGTcataaatttttctttccataaaaatttgaatgacgatgttaaagaaaaagctTCCTTGTACGTTCCAAGTACGGGGAAAGTTACAATTTGTATGCTGTTAAGAAATATGTTAAGATTAGTGGAAAACagagaaaaattaaagcaacaaatattataa
- the GYP1 gene encoding GTPase-activating protein GYP1 (similar to Saccharomyces cerevisiae YOR070C | GYP1 | Gtpase-activating protein for YPt1p) — protein MKSWSHSGHSPTRSNSKAYSSSTTDNNNLGYASDTSSNDGTANQLTRKNSSRSGSNSFTNVNDIYRMTKPIMPTNHHHSNNHSSSSSILLNNNNTNTGNINSSTIKKSHHKFSDSNEDWSAVVDDYNMPPSMDFFTDYLSKNSNTNMMLGPSPVLSKKNSGHNNNNNNYTSGSSSSSNNSNNKNSGTITYPKLTEHNYHLELENERELQELNSKLTRINKFDQILSSSSIINLAELKKLSWNGIPMGHRPLVWKLLIGYLPANKKRHEILIQRKRKEYKTGIYHIFSPQHTRDQPTWHQIEIDIPRTNPHIKLYQFPSVQKSLQKILYFWAIRHPASGYVQGINDLVTPFFQIFLTSYLPEHQKAKVCDIDPETYLTEENFAEVEADSFWCLSKFLDTIIDNYIHGQPGIMKQVSNLESLCKRIDGQLYKHLKKENVEFVQFAFRWMNCLLMREVPIDIVIRMWDTYLSETSSDDNDGGVDSAGARKGSGSSNMKMMMNNNNTLSDGTVTPNGVAQNANDLINIPTHANESVNNNNNTNNNSGSNKRKTSLSEFHVFVCAAFLETWSNSLLDMDFQGIITFLQNVPTANWGEKDIEILLSEAYMWQTLYKDATSHWL, from the coding sequence ATGAAATCATGGAGTCACTCGGGTCATAGCCCGACCAGATCTAATAGTAAAGCCTATTCAAGTAGTACcactgataataataatctagGTTATGCAAGTGACACAAGCAGTAATGATGGTACTGCAAATCAATTAACAAGAAAGAACTCTAGTcgtagtggtagtaactCCTTTACTAATGTTAATGATATCTATAGAATGACAAAACCTATAATGCCAACAAATCACCATCATAGCAATAATcatagtagtagtagtagtattttattaaacaataataacaccaatACTGGTAATATCAATAGCTCTACCATTAAAAAGTCGCATCATAAATTTAGCGATTCCAATGAGGATTGGAGTGCAGTTGTTGATGACTATAATATGCCACCTTCAATGGATTTTTTTACAGACTATTTATCGAAAAATTCTAATACTAATATGATGTTAGGGCCTTCTCCCGtcttatcaaaaaaaaacagtggacataataataataataataattacacCAGTGGCAGCAGTAgcagtagtaataatagtaacaataaaaattctgGTACAATTACATATCCAAAATTGACTGAGCATAACTACCACCTAGAACTAGAAAATGAAAGGGAGCTGCAAGAACTAAATTCTAAATTAACaagaattaataaatttgacCAAATTTTATCGTCCTCCTCTATCATAAACTTAGctgaattgaaaaaattgagtTGGAACGGAATTCCAATGGGTCACAGACCTTTAGTTTGGAAACTATTAATTGGTTACCTACCagccaataaaaaaagacatgAGATTTTAATACAGCGAAAACGTAAGGAATATAAAACAGGAATATATCATATATTTTCACCCCAGCATACAAGAGATCAACCCACATGGCATCAAATAGAAATTGATATACCAAGAACCAATCCGCATATAAAATTGTATCAGTTTCCAAGTGTTCAAAAAagtttacaaaaaattttatatttctgGGCGATAAGACATCCAGCAAGTGGGTATGTTCAAGGTATTAATGATTTGGTTACTCcgtttttccaaattttccTAACTTCCTATTTGCCAGAACACCAAAAGGCCAAAGTCTGCGATATCGATCCCGAAACATATTTGACCGAAGAAAATTTTGCTGAAGTTGAAGCAGATTCATTTTGGTGCTTGTCTAAGTTCTTAGACACCATTATTGATAATTACATTCATGGACAACCAGGTATTATGAAACAAGTCAGTAATTTGGAATCTTTGTGCAAGAGGATAGATGGCCAACTATATAAACatttgaaaaaggaaaacgTAGAATTTGTGCAATTTGCCTTTAGGTGGATGAATTGTTTATTAATGAGGGAAGTTCCCATAGATATTGTTATCAGAATGTGGGACACTTATTTGTCAGAAACTTCATCTGATGATAACGATGGTGGTGTAGATAGTGCTGGTGCACGCAAGGGAAGCGGGTCTTCaaatatgaaaatgatgatgaataacaataatacatTAAGCGACGGCACTGTTACTCCCAATGGTGTCGCTCAGAATGCCAATGATCTTATTAATATTCCAACACATGCAAATGAAAGtgttaacaataataataatactaataataacagtggtagtaataaaagaaagacATCATTAAGTGAATTTCACGTATTTGTTTGTGCTGCATTTTTGGAAACGTGGAGTAATTCACTATTAGATATGGATTTTCAAGgtataataacatttttacaAAACGTACCCACTGCTAACTGGGGGgaaaaagatattgaaatattattaagtGAAGCATACATGTGGCAGACCTTATATAAAGATGCCACTTCACATTGGTTATAG
- the TRZ1 gene encoding tRNase Z (similar to Saccharomyces cerevisiae YKR079C | TRZ1 | tRNase Z) yields the protein MNNKIGNQRQNSMFEISTITHPTLDTKHPLLLLRSEHGDRYLFGKVPEGSQRVFLEHKFKMQNVKTIYLTGELDWASIGGLPGMILTAADQGKTDLNIVYPNKIMNYIISTWRYFVFRFGIKLNVFTREEEVVTESCIKVKPNIIKLSQSPTDQINNVCNDTLSRIIGKMFPIKSPTAKYDPSADPNINVELPLNYRIPKESVSYEIEFAPVRGKFDINEARRLNIPPGPLYSALTKGQSVTLTDGTIIKPEQVVGKSRSYPKILILDIPNNEYLIKFKEYYESYKGADELACVYYFLGEDLEINQELCSFMEFFNSPNTKHIVSHPKVCSNSLVFVGSALSILKLKMVNNENYNLPIEDRIYSKDFYDTFNHRLPLKNSTLSQTNEILPLSTSLIKENVLVLNKQDSILLEPFIEGEEQIKLAVTKQHNLKLKGIFKNMVDCILPEELKADFAPNFEKNIENEILKPHFNTKETEGQVEVVTFGTGSSLPSKYRNVISTLVKIPYSLNGKYHNRNIILDAGENTLGFIHRHFSSAKVGELFKDLKMIYLSHLHADHHLGIISILQEWYKHNKDDKNAILYLISPWQYNKFVSEWLSLQNADLLTRIHYISCEHLIDGNFVRKETKPIPFVQLESFLETFRKDSAGNDENNKYKKRKFDLLEGSSFRDIAMIKKMCKDLSIKEFKTCKAKHCEWAYSNSITFYTSSENNATFKVSYSGDTRPNIEHFSSKIGYNSDLLIHEATFDDTMQEDAYKKRHSTFSEVVSVAKAMKAKKLLFTHFSQRYPHFPDIKNMNDMPVAEYCFAFDGTILSWNNFGKQMASIPTLKKLFPINATEEDEENEEKKAEQIVQDDE from the coding sequence atgaataacAAGATTGGAAATCAAAGACAAAATAGTATGTTTGAAATAAGCACAATTACACACCCAACTTTAGACACCAAACatccattgttattattacgtTCAGAACATGGTGATCGCTATTTATTTGGTAAAGTTCCAGAGGGTTCACAAAGGGTTTTTTTAGAGCATAAGTTTAAAATGCAAAATGttaaaacaatttatttGACGGGTGAATTAGATTGGGCTAGTATTGGTGGATTGCCCGGTATGATTTTAACAGCCGCTGACCAAGGGAAAACAGATTTAAATATAGTATATCCCAATAAGATTAtgaattatattataagtACTTGGAGGTATTTTGTGTTTAGATTCggtataaaattaaatgtatTTACACGTGAAGAAGAGGTTGTTACAGAGTCATGCATAAAAGTTAAaccgaatattataaaattaagcCAAAGCCCTACTGATCAAATAAACAACGTATGTAATGATACTTTATCCAGAATAATCGGTAAAATGTTCCCAATAAAATCACCAACTGCAAAATATGATCCATCAGCAGatccaaatataaatgttgAACTACCCTTAAATTATAGAATTCCTAAAGAATCTGTTTCTTATGAAATTGAATTTGCTCCAGTTAGAGGTAAGTTCGATATTAATGAAGCTAGACGTTTAAATATTCCACCAGGACCATTATACAGTGCACTAACAAAGGGACAAAGTGTTACTTTGACAGATGGTACTATTATCAAGCCGGAACAAGTTGTGGGCAAATCTAGATCCTATCCGAAAATTTTAATCTTGGACATTCCCAATAATGAATAtcttattaaatttaaagagTATTATGAAAGTTATAAGGGAGCCGATGAACTGGCCTGTGTTTACTATTTTCTAGGTGAAGACTTGGAAATTAACCAAGAACTATGCTCATTTATGGAATTTTTTAACTCACCCAACACTAAACACATTGTTTCACATCCCAAAGTGTGTTCTAATAGTCTAGTCTTTGTAGGTTCTGCTCtatctattttaaaattgaaaatggtGAACAACGAAAACTATAACTTGCCCATTGAGGACCGTATTTATTCTAAAGATTTCTATGACACTTTTAACCATCGATTACCATTAAAAAACAGTACTTTAAGCCAAACTAATGAGATTTTACCTCTAAGCACAAGTTTAATTAAGGAAAACGTgcttgttttaaataagcAAGACTCTATTTTATTGGAGCCTTTTATTGAAGGTGAAGAACAGATTAAGTTAGCTGTTACTAAACaacataatttaaaattaaaaggtatatttaaaaacatgGTGGATTGCATCCTCCCAGAGGAACTAAAGGCTGATTTTGCTCcaaactttgaaaaaaatattgaaaatgaaatacTAAAACCGCATTTCAACACCAAAGAAACTGAAGGTCAGGTCGAAGTTGTTACATTTGGCACAGGTAGCTCATTACCTTCGAAATATAGAAATGTTATTTCTACCTTGGTTAAAATACCGTATAGCTTGAATGGTAAGTATCataatagaaatattattctAGATGCTGGTGAAAACACTTTGGGTTTCATACATAGACATTTTAGTAGTGCAAAAGTTGGTGAATTGTTTaaagatttgaaaatgatttatttaagtCATTTGCATGCAGATCATCATTTAGGTATCATCAGTATATTGCAAGAATGGTATAAGCATAACAAAGACGACAAAAATgctatattatatttaatttcacCATGGCAATACAACAAATTTGTTTCAGAGTGGTTAAGTTTACAGAATGCAGATTTGTTAACTAGAATACATTATATCAGCTGTGAACATTTGATTGATGGTAATTTTGTTAGAAAGGAAACAAAGCCGATACCATTTGTTCAGCTAGAATCATTTTTGGAAACTTTTAGGAAAGATTCAGCAGgtaatgatgaaaataataaatataaaaaaagaaaatttgaCCTCCTGGAAGGTTCTTCTTTTAGGGATATTGcaatgattaaaaaaatgtgtaAAGATTTGTCGATCAAAGAATTCAAAACTTGTAAAGCGAAACATTGTGAGTGGGCTTATTCAAATAGTATAACATTTTATACTAGCTCTGAAAACAATGCTACCTTTAAAGTTTCTTATTCTGGCGACACTAGACCTAATATTGAACATTTTAGCTCAAAAATTGGTTATAATTCAGATTTATTGATTCATGAAGCGACATTTGATGACACTATGCAAGAAGATgcttataaaaaaaggcatTCTACCTTTAGTGAAGTTGTCAGTGTTGCAAAAGCCATGAAGGCAAAGAAGTTGTTGTTTACACATTTTTCCCAAAGATATCCGCATTTCCctgatattaaaaatatgaatGATATGCCAGTGGCAGAATACTGTTTTGCTTTTGATGGCACCATTTTATCCTGGAAcaattttggaaaacaaATGGCTTCAATTCCAACCTTGAAAAAGCTATTTCCAATTAATGCTACAGAAGAAGAcgaagaaaatgaagaaaagaaagctGAACAAATTGTTCAAGATGATGAATGA